From the Fusobacterium ulcerans ATCC 49185 genome, the window TAGAAAAATGTTTTCTTTAATGGGAATTGGAATGCAGACAGAAAAATCATGTTGTGGAGCATTTACTGTTGCAGTAGGTGTAATAGGGCTTGTTACAGCAAAAGAAGGAGAAACGGATTATGATAATATGCAAGGCTATGAAATAGTGTGTGAACTTACTGATTTTTTTACAGGTCTTTTCACAACTCTGCATTGTGCAGAATTACAGCAGCTTGAAATTAGTGGTTTTGATAATCCTTGCCATGCTTTAGTTGAAGAAATTGCAAAAAAACTAGAAGAATTATTTTCTAAAGAGAAAATTCAACTGTTTCTGAACTAATATATTATAAAAAATAATTAATGACTACATCCTGAAATATTATAGCAAAAATAATATATTATCATTTTTAAGAGTTAATTATGAAAAAATATATACTAAAAACAATAAAAAAGATAATTTCATATTTCAATTCTAATAAATACAGAATTCAATATCATATATTCTATGCTTATTGTAAATATCGAAAAATAAGGTATAGCTATTAATCAATATTAATAAAAAAAATATTTATAAATAATAGATTAATACCTTTTAAAATTCTTATATAGGAATTTTCTTTATAAATAATTTGATAAAATATTAACTATCAGATCTCTCCCAGATCTTGAAAAAACTTTCCCTCGAAAAAGAACTTAATTTTAAGTTCTTTTTCTTTATTATAATATGTAAATAGTCTCATGGTTGGACCAATATAATTAGAAAAAAATTAGGAAGAATTAAAAAAACTATATTTGAATTTAAGTTATTATTCTTTTACTTTAAACCCACCACTCAAAATGGTGGGTAATTATAAAATTAAATAGAACTATTTATCTTCGTTATTTTCATTTTTTTCAATGATTCATCTATTTCATTTCGAATATTTTTAAATTCTAAAATTAATTCATCATTTTTTTTAATATTTTTCATGTACTTTAATGTATTAAAATCAGGCTGGATAACTTTTATTATTTCATAATAGCTTATTTCATCTTTTTTTAATCTAAATCCTCCTTTAGTACCTCTAAAAGATTCTAACAATCCTTTATCAACTAATTTAGATAATATCCTTAAAGCAAATATAAATGGAATTTCATTATTACTTATTTCTCTAGCAGGAACAACTTTTTCATTCCCTGCTTTTGATAAATATTTAAGCATTTTGATTGCATAATAAGTTTCTTTAGTTACTTTCATTTTTTCTATAATAAGGTTTACTTTACCTTATTCCCTCCTTTCTCAATTTGAAAATTTTCCATATATATTTAGTAAATATAATTAAT encodes:
- a CDS encoding C-GCAxxG-C-C family protein, which gives rise to MELYKLVNKYHIGTNLSCAEAMFKACNEYYHLNLSEETRKMFSLMGIGMQTEKSCCGAFTVAVGVIGLVTAKEGETDYDNMQGYEIVCELTDFFTGLFTTLHCAELQQLEISGFDNPCHALVEEIAKKLEELFSKEKIQLFLN
- a CDS encoding RrF2 family transcriptional regulator, which encodes MKVTKETYYAIKMLKYLSKAGNEKVVPAREISNNEIPFIFALRILSKLVDKGLLESFRGTKGGFRLKKDEISYYEIIKVIQPDFNTLKYMKNIKKNDELILEFKNIRNEIDESLKKMKITKINSSI